The Primulina tabacum isolate GXHZ01 chromosome 16, ASM2559414v2, whole genome shotgun sequence genome window below encodes:
- the LOC142528632 gene encoding cytokinin riboside 5'-monophosphate phosphoribohydrolase LOG3-like produces MIRDNKPETRREKLQGKEMERENEGKTSSKFKRICVFCGSSQGKKTSYQESAIELGKVLVSSNIDLVYGGGSIGLMGLVSQAVHNGGRHVIGVIPKTLMPIELTGVTVGEVKAVADMHQRKAEMARHSDAFIALPGGYGTLEELLEVITWAQLGIHDKPVGLLNVDGYYNSLLSFIDKAVEEGFICPNARHIIISATTSKELVKKLEEYVPRHERVASKLSWEIEQLGYPRKIIFRGERKLN; encoded by the exons ATGATAAGGGATAATAAACCAGAAACACGAAGAGAGAAATTGCAGGGAAAGGAAATGGAGAGAGAAAATGAAGGGAAAACGTCATCAAAATTCAAGAGGATTTGTGTGTTTTGTGGGAGTAGCCAAGGCAAGAAAACTAGCTATCAAGAATCTGCTATTGAACTGGGAAAAGTTTTG GTTTCAAGCAACATTGATTTGGTCTACGGAGGAGGTAGCATTGGCTTAATGGGGTTGGTTTCTCAAGCTGTTCACAATGGCGGTAGGCATGTCATTGG GGTGATTCCCAAGACTCTCATGCCTATAGAG TTAACCGGTGTAACCGTCGGGGAAGTGAAGGCAGTTGCTGATATGCATCAAAGGAAAGCTGAGATGGCTAGGCATTCAGATGCTTTTATTGCCTTACCAG GTGGTTATGGAACTTTGGAGGAATTACTCGAAGTCATAACTTGGGCTCAGCTTGGAATTCATGATAAGCCG GTTGGATTGCTGAATGTGGATGGATATTATAATTCCCTATTGTCGTTCATTGACAAAGCTGTAGAGGAAGGCTTCATTTGTCCAAATGCTCGTCACATTATCATATCTGCAACAACCTCGAAGGAACTTGTAAAGAAACTGGAG GAATATGTACCTCGCCATGAAAGGGTTGCTTCGAAATTgagttgggagattgagcagcTCGGTTACcccagaaaaattat